Proteins encoded in a region of the Ruegeria sp. AD91A genome:
- a CDS encoding FliM/FliN family flagellar motor C-terminal domain-containing protein: MSQTVSAALARKLSVGRKDLGDRPRSVLRALRLGFARAASDRLNLPLAVIGAKQASGSQDDLVESVGQDWLLLVFDGQEGRAAICLNPHVVSAIVQTQTIGEVLPGDPEPRVFTDTDAAMAAPFIESALTLSAGLIDAADEQICLTGYELAARSEDARGLSLAMSADAHHVFDLTVDLANGVQQGQISIFLPDHPAAPDKVDKVTETAGPRIALSSGVVRAELNAVLCRMSLPLSDLSTIQPGSVLPLHGARLDRTEILTIDRTPTGIGRLGQCGGLRAVRLNEHAALPALSGADAQEFVESRGRMQPHDHLAESVSNAVDVMPPATGDEGLELADNDLSLNDSERMVAEISQLAGLDAADTNTDAE, translated from the coding sequence ATGTCACAAACCGTCAGCGCCGCTTTGGCGCGCAAACTGTCTGTTGGACGAAAAGATTTAGGCGATCGTCCGCGTTCGGTTCTGCGGGCGCTGCGCTTGGGGTTTGCGCGGGCAGCAAGCGATCGATTGAACCTTCCCTTGGCTGTCATCGGTGCAAAGCAAGCCAGCGGCTCTCAGGATGATCTGGTGGAATCTGTCGGTCAGGATTGGCTGCTGTTGGTTTTTGATGGACAGGAGGGCCGCGCTGCGATTTGCTTGAACCCGCACGTAGTGTCCGCCATTGTACAAACCCAGACCATCGGTGAAGTACTGCCCGGAGATCCCGAACCAAGGGTGTTTACAGATACGGACGCCGCCATGGCGGCGCCATTTATCGAATCCGCGCTGACTCTGTCCGCCGGCTTAATAGACGCTGCGGACGAGCAGATTTGTCTGACAGGATATGAGCTTGCCGCACGTTCGGAAGATGCGCGCGGCTTGTCTTTGGCCATGTCTGCAGACGCGCACCATGTCTTTGATCTGACGGTTGATCTGGCCAACGGCGTGCAGCAAGGACAAATATCAATTTTCCTTCCGGATCATCCTGCTGCGCCGGACAAAGTTGATAAGGTTACGGAAACGGCCGGTCCGAGGATTGCGCTATCATCGGGTGTTGTTCGGGCGGAACTGAACGCCGTTTTGTGCCGGATGTCGCTGCCATTGTCCGATCTGTCAACGATTCAACCCGGTAGTGTTTTGCCACTACACGGGGCACGTCTGGACAGAACTGAGATATTGACTATCGACCGAACGCCAACGGGCATTGGTCGCCTTGGTCAGTGTGGCGGCTTGCGAGCCGTTCGATTGAACGAACATGCGGCTCTACCCGCCTTGTCTGGGGCTGATGCGCAGGAGTTTGTCGAGAGCCGAGGGAGAATGCAGCCGCACGACCACCTGGCCGAATCGGTTTCCAATGCGGTGGATGTGATGCCTCCGGCAACAGGGGACGAGGGTTTGGAACTGGCAGACAACGATCTGTCACTGAACGATTCCGAACGGATGGTCGCGGAGATTTCGCAACTGGCTGGCCTTGACGCTGCCGACACAAATACCGACGCGGAATAA
- a CDS encoding metalloregulator ArsR/SmtB family transcription factor produces the protein MCAEDLDQMMENAQTASNFLKAISHEGRLMILCYLSSGEKSVTQMEEMLSARQAAVSQQLSRLRFEGLVKTRREGKTIYYRLADDRSTQILEVVYDLFCRQK, from the coding sequence ATGTGCGCAGAAGATCTGGACCAGATGATGGAGAATGCGCAAACGGCATCAAACTTCCTGAAGGCTATCAGCCACGAGGGGCGTCTGATGATCTTATGCTACCTGTCCTCGGGCGAAAAGTCCGTCACCCAGATGGAAGAGATGCTGTCAGCGAGACAGGCTGCGGTATCTCAACAATTGTCCCGACTGCGTTTCGAAGGTTTGGTCAAAACACGGCGTGAAGGTAAAACAATCTACTACAGATTGGCTGATGATCGATCGACACAAATATTGGAAGTTGTGTACGACCTCTTCTGCAGGCAGAAGTAA
- a CDS encoding GapR family DNA-binding domain-containing protein, with protein MEVIIEDQAAANYRFMAGELRQFIEWFECLNAEKKRRTEQHKEVMAEAKSRGHTHHWKTVLYT; from the coding sequence ATGGAAGTCATCATCGAAGATCAGGCCGCGGCCAACTATCGCTTTATGGCAGGCGAGCTGCGTCAGTTCATCGAGTGGTTTGAGTGTCTGAATGCAGAGAAAAAGCGCCGGACGGAACAACACAAAGAAGTCATGGCTGAAGCCAAGTCGCGCGGCCACACCCATCACTGGAAAACTGTTTTATATACGTGA
- a CDS encoding MBL fold metallo-hydrolase, with amino-acid sequence MTPAVKAFFDDQTFTVSYVAHEPQGRACAIIDSVLDFDHASGRTATKSADAIIDYVRAHDLKVEWILESHVHADHLSAAPYLQQALGGKIGIGAQIVTVQDTFGKVFNEGTEFQRDGSQFDALFSEGDSFHIGQMRSDVLHTPGHTPACLTYVIGDAAFVGDTLFMPDFGTARCDFPGGSSAKLFESIQKILSLPDETRIYVGHDYKAPGRDEYAWETTVGEQKALNVHIGQGRSIEEFVEMRDARDATLAMPRLILPSLQVNMRAGQMPPADDQGDVFLKLPVNKI; translated from the coding sequence ATGACACCCGCTGTGAAAGCGTTTTTTGACGATCAGACCTTCACGGTGTCCTACGTTGCTCATGAGCCGCAGGGACGTGCCTGCGCCATCATCGACAGCGTTCTGGATTTCGATCACGCCTCGGGGCGCACGGCGACAAAATCGGCTGACGCAATCATCGACTATGTGCGCGCGCACGATTTAAAGGTCGAGTGGATACTGGAAAGCCACGTTCACGCAGATCACCTGTCAGCTGCCCCCTATCTGCAACAGGCACTGGGTGGCAAAATCGGAATCGGCGCTCAGATCGTCACCGTGCAGGACACATTCGGCAAAGTTTTCAATGAAGGAACCGAGTTCCAGCGCGATGGCAGCCAGTTCGACGCCTTGTTCTCGGAGGGTGACAGTTTTCACATCGGCCAGATGCGAAGCGATGTTCTGCACACCCCCGGCCATACCCCAGCCTGCCTGACCTACGTAATAGGCGACGCCGCCTTTGTAGGAGACACGCTGTTCATGCCCGATTTTGGCACAGCCCGCTGTGATTTTCCCGGAGGGTCGTCAGCGAAATTGTTTGAATCGATCCAGAAAATCCTGTCGCTGCCAGACGAAACACGCATCTATGTCGGGCATGATTACAAAGCGCCGGGCCGTGATGAATACGCGTGGGAAACGACGGTAGGTGAACAGAAAGCGCTAAATGTTCATATCGGACAAGGGCGCAGTATCGAAGAATTCGTGGAAATGCGTGACGCAAGGGACGCCACACTGGCCATGCCACGTCTGATCCTGCCCTCTCTGCAGGTCAATATGCGGGCGGGTCAAATGCCTCCGGCCGATGATCAAGGCGATGTCTTTCTGAAGCTGCCGGTGAACAAAATCTGA
- a CDS encoding TIGR01244 family sulfur transferase: MEIRPITTRYAVSPQITVEDVPAIAEAGFVKVICNRPDGEVPAIMQSDAIGEAVRAAGMEYEVLELTHQTMTPENARRQRELTESCDGPVLAYCASGTRCSVVWALGQCDRMSTDDILTATTNAGYQLENLRPALEQFRNRAD, translated from the coding sequence ATGGAGATTCGACCGATCACGACCCGCTATGCTGTCTCGCCGCAGATCACGGTAGAAGACGTCCCGGCGATTGCCGAGGCGGGCTTCGTTAAGGTGATCTGCAACCGGCCCGATGGTGAAGTTCCCGCGATCATGCAATCCGACGCAATCGGTGAAGCCGTTCGTGCCGCTGGTATGGAATACGAAGTATTGGAACTGACACACCAGACCATGACGCCCGAGAATGCAAGGCGGCAACGCGAACTGACAGAAAGCTGCGATGGTCCGGTTTTAGCTTATTGCGCCTCGGGCACTCGGTGTTCGGTGGTCTGGGCCCTTGGTCAGTGCGACCGCATGAGCACGGACGACATTCTGACCGCTACGACAAATGCCGGGTATCAACTGGAAAATCTGCGCCCCGCACTGGAGCAATTCCGAAACAGGGCGGACTAA
- a CDS encoding YeeE/YedE family protein translates to MFEALGDANTVALIGLIGGIVLGLAARVGRFCTLGAIEDYLYADDDRRLRMWAIAIGVAIVGSHTAMAFGWLDPIGTRYLAQTWNPLGSIVGGLMFGYGMAISGNCGYGALARLGGGDLRSFVIVLIMGLSAYVVMSGPLAYLRVWVFPVEMDLSGPQSISFLGERLTSIPAWLIGSAVGVVLVIFALANQQFRRAPKHVFWGSVVGLAIVSGWLGTNWVATQGFDGEPVQTHTFAAPLGDTMFYLMTASGNTLSFAVGSVSGVLIGAFLGSWSKGHFRWEACEDPRELKRQMLGAAIMGPGAIIAVGCSVGQGISAFSLLAYSAPVTFAAIFAGAALGLRQLVSGLSFITER, encoded by the coding sequence ATGTTCGAAGCATTGGGAGACGCAAATACCGTTGCTCTGATCGGTTTGATTGGTGGAATCGTGTTGGGACTGGCCGCGCGTGTCGGCCGATTTTGCACGTTGGGTGCAATCGAAGACTATCTTTACGCAGATGATGACCGGCGACTGCGCATGTGGGCAATTGCGATCGGTGTTGCAATTGTCGGAAGCCATACCGCAATGGCGTTTGGCTGGCTTGACCCTATCGGAACACGCTACCTTGCGCAGACCTGGAACCCACTCGGGTCGATCGTGGGTGGCCTCATGTTTGGTTACGGAATGGCCATCAGCGGAAACTGCGGCTATGGCGCGCTGGCAAGGTTGGGAGGTGGCGACCTTCGATCCTTCGTCATCGTTCTGATCATGGGTCTTTCAGCGTATGTCGTAATGTCAGGTCCCTTGGCTTATCTGCGGGTTTGGGTCTTCCCAGTGGAAATGGATCTCAGCGGCCCTCAGAGCATCAGCTTCCTTGGTGAACGGTTGACCTCTATTCCAGCCTGGCTCATCGGCTCTGCTGTCGGTGTTGTTTTGGTGATATTCGCTTTGGCGAACCAACAGTTCCGCCGCGCTCCGAAACACGTGTTCTGGGGATCTGTGGTTGGGCTGGCGATCGTTTCAGGCTGGCTTGGCACGAATTGGGTGGCGACACAGGGTTTCGACGGTGAGCCGGTGCAAACTCATACCTTCGCTGCCCCCCTGGGGGACACGATGTTCTACCTTATGACGGCGTCCGGAAACACTTTGTCTTTCGCAGTCGGGTCAGTCTCAGGAGTTCTCATCGGCGCGTTTTTGGGATCTTGGTCAAAAGGCCATTTTCGCTGGGAAGCATGCGAAGATCCACGTGAACTAAAGCGACAAATGCTGGGCGCAGCGATCATGGGACCGGGAGCGATCATCGCAGTAGGTTGCAGCGTCGGACAAGGCATATCCGCCTTCTCGCTTCTGGCCTACAGCGCACCAGTTACATTCGCTGCGATCTTTGCAGGCGCAGCGCTTGGATTGAGACAGCTCGTTTCCGGACTGTCATTCATAACTGAGCGCTGA
- a CDS encoding response regulator transcription factor — protein sequence MSRKVLLIEDEPNIAEAIRFLLTREGWQVETHGDGADAVQVIQGAQPDLVILDVMLPGKSGMDILRDIREMEELAGLPVLMLTARGQSRDREMAENAGVSRFMTKPFSNAEVLTAVRDLHAQATRI from the coding sequence ATGAGCCGCAAGGTTCTGTTGATCGAGGACGAGCCGAACATTGCCGAAGCAATCCGGTTCCTGCTGACCCGCGAGGGATGGCAGGTCGAAACGCATGGCGATGGAGCGGATGCGGTTCAGGTGATCCAGGGGGCACAGCCCGACCTGGTCATTTTGGACGTCATGCTGCCGGGTAAGAGCGGCATGGATATTCTGCGGGACATCAGAGAGATGGAAGAACTGGCAGGTTTACCGGTTTTGATGCTGACCGCGCGCGGTCAATCGCGGGACAGGGAAATGGCGGAAAACGCAGGTGTCAGCCGTTTCATGACCAAACCGTTTTCCAATGCCGAAGTACTGACGGCTGTGCGCGATCTTCACGCGCAGGCGACGCGAATATGA
- a CDS encoding YeeE/YedE family protein → MNIEWIWGLCGGLLIGLGGAVYLLGNGRIMGASGILGGLVDGEAGGTWPERLAFIAGLIGMPLLLRPLIAPEAQTHLTSNLGLVVLAGLLVGVGTRIANGCTSGHGVCGISRFSLRGIVATVFYILAGGVTLVLLRHVWELI, encoded by the coding sequence ATGAACATCGAGTGGATCTGGGGGCTGTGCGGCGGTCTGCTGATTGGCCTGGGCGGAGCCGTGTACCTACTTGGAAATGGCAGGATCATGGGTGCAAGCGGTATCTTGGGCGGTCTTGTCGACGGTGAGGCCGGCGGAACGTGGCCCGAGCGCCTGGCCTTCATTGCCGGGTTGATCGGTATGCCGCTCCTGCTGCGGCCACTGATCGCTCCCGAGGCCCAAACGCATCTTACCAGCAATCTGGGTCTTGTTGTTCTGGCCGGGCTTCTTGTCGGCGTCGGAACGCGTATCGCCAATGGCTGCACGTCGGGTCACGGGGTCTGCGGCATCTCGCGGTTTTCTCTGCGCGGCATCGTGGCAACCGTATTCTATATCCTAGCTGGGGGAGTGACCCTCGTCCTGCTGCGCCATGTTTGGGAGCTGATCTGA
- a CDS encoding DUF2312 domain-containing protein, whose protein sequence is MSMSEEAEASYKVTSGELRQFVERIERLELEKKDIADQIKEVYSESKSRGYDVKALRSIISLRKRDKDDIAEQEAVIEMYKEALGMN, encoded by the coding sequence ATGAGCATGTCTGAAGAAGCAGAAGCAAGTTACAAGGTCACCTCTGGGGAACTGCGCCAATTTGTAGAGCGTATCGAGCGCCTGGAGTTGGAAAAGAAAGACATCGCGGACCAAATAAAAGAAGTGTATTCAGAGAGTAAGTCGCGTGGCTACGATGTGAAGGCCCTTCGCAGCATCATTTCTCTCAGAAAAAGAGATAAGGATGATATTGCTGAGCAAGAGGCAGTTATTGAGATGTACAAGGAAGCCTTGGGCATGAACTAA
- a CDS encoding helix-turn-helix domain-containing protein produces MRDMLTGSRIRERRQIAGLRQAELARLAGISASYLNLIEHNRRRIGGKLLVDIASALSVEPSVLTQGIEATLVTALREAADDAVGQQAEVDGLEEFAGRFPGWAGVLAQMHRRVVSLERNVEVLSDRLTHDPHLAASMHEVLSTAAAIRSTAAILADTKDIEAEWRERFHKNLHQDAERLAGSSKALVTFLDESDSSVDPRGVPLEEVEAFFESRRYSFSELEQGEDVDAVDLSSLNTSAARIVAREILEMYRDDATVLPLDALRSGLQEYDADPIALAHRFSVDVATILRRLAFLPEDVLPQPVGMVLCDASGSILFIKPIPGFALARHGEVCPLWPLFSALSRPLVPVRKQVVQMGRTPAEFECFAYAWPYAVLGYDQDPAYRSVMLVRSVNETTGDAPVTRVGSNCRVCPSNACKARREPSILSEGF; encoded by the coding sequence ATGCGCGATATGTTGACAGGAAGCCGCATCCGGGAAAGACGGCAGATTGCCGGGCTTCGGCAGGCAGAACTTGCGCGCCTGGCCGGGATATCGGCGTCTTATCTGAACCTGATCGAACATAACCGCCGAAGGATTGGTGGCAAATTACTGGTGGACATAGCGTCTGCACTCTCTGTTGAACCTTCTGTCCTGACCCAGGGGATTGAGGCAACCCTTGTGACGGCCCTGCGGGAGGCGGCGGATGATGCCGTCGGGCAGCAGGCCGAAGTGGACGGGCTGGAGGAATTCGCCGGGCGTTTTCCCGGGTGGGCCGGGGTTCTTGCACAGATGCACCGCCGGGTTGTTTCGCTTGAGCGGAATGTCGAGGTCTTGTCAGATCGCCTGACGCATGACCCTCATCTTGCGGCATCAATGCACGAAGTGCTGTCCACAGCGGCCGCGATTCGTTCAACAGCGGCAATTCTTGCAGACACAAAGGACATCGAAGCCGAGTGGCGGGAGCGATTTCACAAAAACTTGCATCAGGATGCAGAACGACTGGCCGGCAGTTCCAAGGCGCTTGTAACCTTTCTGGACGAAAGTGATTCGTCAGTTGATCCGCGCGGTGTTCCGCTTGAAGAGGTCGAAGCCTTCTTCGAATCCCGCAGGTACAGTTTTTCGGAACTGGAACAAGGGGAAGACGTGGATGCTGTTGATCTGAGCAGTCTCAACACGTCGGCTGCCCGAATTGTGGCGCGTGAAATTCTGGAGATGTATCGCGATGATGCAACTGTGTTGCCGCTGGATGCACTCAGATCGGGTCTTCAAGAATACGACGCGGATCCCATCGCGTTGGCCCACCGTTTTTCCGTAGACGTCGCCACCATTCTCAGACGACTGGCATTTTTGCCCGAGGATGTGTTGCCGCAACCTGTTGGTATGGTGCTGTGCGATGCGTCCGGCAGCATATTGTTCATCAAGCCGATTCCGGGCTTTGCGTTGGCGAGGCATGGTGAGGTTTGCCCCCTATGGCCGTTGTTTTCGGCTTTGAGTCGTCCGCTTGTTCCTGTTCGCAAGCAAGTTGTCCAGATGGGCCGGACACCTGCTGAATTCGAATGCTTCGCCTATGCCTGGCCTTATGCTGTATTGGGGTATGATCAGGATCCCGCCTACCGCTCGGTCATGCTGGTTCGTTCGGTCAACGAAACAACAGGTGACGCACCGGTTACGCGGGTCGGGTCGAACTGCCGCGTCTGTCCCAGCAATGCGTGCAAGGCCCGCCGCGAGCCGTCGATTTTGAGCGAAGGCTTTTGA
- a CDS encoding sensor histidine kinase, whose amino-acid sequence MATINTLILVCLAYVVFLFAVAFAADRMAAARRGTWLRSPLIYTLSLSIYCTAWTFYGAVGNAARSGLEFVTIYLGPTLVMVSWWWGLRKLVRVGRSQRVTSIADLLSSRYGKSNTLAVCVTVLAVLGGTPYIALQLQSITLSFSIFAEADPSGLYREGSSVFWVAAGLAVFAILFGTRNLDVNERHHGVVTAIAVEAVVKLFALIAVGVFVVWGIAGGVGPMMEQIDASEIGQWNVDAGRWTTFIFLSAAAFICLPRMFQVMVVENDDESHLRTAAWAFPLYLLLMSLFVVPIAVVGLDLLPEGANPDLFVLTVPLSQGNDWLAMLSFIGGFSSATSMVIVSAMALSTMVSNHVVMPIWLNTHEGTGSVSGDVRSIVLIARRVSIAVIMALGYFYYRLSGGGAALASIGLIAFAGISQILPALVGGLFWRGATRTGALIGLSVGFILWIYTLLLPGMGAPWMPEAVMQNGLFGLAWLRPHALFGIEGIDPMVHTVMWSLSLNTIAFCVASLLSFPSPLERLQGAQFVNVFDHSVSPGGWSGSVAQSEDLMIMTQRILGTAPAQEFFQAEAEKQGGRSHMPEPTPGFLNRLERELSGSVGTATAHAMIAQIVGGSSVSVEDLLAVADESAQLLEYSGKLEEKSSELSRTARQLREANTKLTQISEQKDSFLSQVSHELRTPMTSIRAFSEIMRDTEGLSREEQTRYAAIIHDEALRLTRLLDDLLDLSVLENGQVNLNLSDDSLRSVLDRAVSSALAGAERKITVRRTLTAERMSLHTDLDRLGQVFINLISNAQKYCDAEEPVLVISAHDVGGRVIIDFIDNGSGIPPGARSMVFEKFARVGVDKAGGAGLGLAICREIMQRLGGEITYLPGQGGAAFRVSMPLAFQQAAQ is encoded by the coding sequence ATGGCAACCATTAACACGCTGATCCTGGTCTGCCTTGCCTATGTCGTTTTCTTGTTCGCGGTAGCTTTCGCAGCTGACCGGATGGCCGCAGCACGGCGGGGAACGTGGTTGCGGTCTCCCCTGATATATACGTTGTCACTGTCGATCTATTGCACTGCCTGGACATTTTACGGTGCGGTGGGCAATGCCGCGCGGTCCGGTTTGGAGTTTGTCACCATCTATCTCGGCCCCACTCTGGTAATGGTCAGTTGGTGGTGGGGGTTGCGCAAGCTGGTGAGAGTCGGACGTAGCCAGCGGGTGACCTCCATCGCAGACCTGCTGTCGTCACGCTACGGCAAGTCAAACACATTGGCCGTGTGTGTGACCGTTCTAGCCGTGCTCGGCGGGACGCCCTACATCGCGCTCCAGTTGCAATCGATTACCCTGTCATTTTCGATATTCGCCGAAGCCGATCCATCAGGCCTGTATCGCGAAGGGTCCAGCGTTTTCTGGGTCGCCGCGGGGCTGGCCGTGTTCGCAATTCTCTTCGGTACGCGCAATCTGGACGTGAACGAGCGTCACCACGGCGTCGTCACGGCCATTGCCGTTGAAGCCGTGGTCAAACTGTTTGCTCTTATCGCCGTGGGCGTTTTCGTAGTGTGGGGTATCGCTGGTGGCGTTGGCCCGATGATGGAACAGATCGATGCCTCGGAAATCGGACAGTGGAATGTCGATGCCGGTCGCTGGACGACTTTCATTTTTCTGTCCGCCGCGGCCTTTATCTGTCTGCCGCGCATGTTTCAGGTGATGGTGGTTGAAAACGATGACGAAAGTCATCTGAGAACGGCTGCCTGGGCGTTTCCGCTCTATCTGCTTTTGATGAGCCTGTTTGTCGTGCCAATTGCCGTCGTTGGTCTGGATCTGTTGCCAGAGGGGGCCAATCCCGACCTGTTCGTGCTTACCGTACCGTTGTCGCAGGGCAATGACTGGCTGGCGATGCTGTCCTTTATCGGTGGGTTTTCGTCCGCAACATCGATGGTTATCGTTAGCGCAATGGCCTTGTCGACGATGGTGTCGAACCATGTGGTCATGCCGATATGGCTGAACACCCATGAAGGAACAGGGTCAGTCTCGGGCGATGTGCGAAGCATTGTTTTGATAGCGCGCCGTGTTTCCATCGCCGTGATCATGGCGTTGGGTTACTTTTATTATCGGTTGTCCGGCGGTGGTGCTGCACTGGCATCGATAGGATTGATTGCCTTTGCCGGCATCTCGCAGATTCTGCCTGCTTTGGTCGGAGGGCTGTTCTGGCGCGGAGCAACCCGGACAGGGGCACTGATCGGGCTGAGCGTCGGTTTCATATTGTGGATTTATACACTGTTGTTGCCAGGTATGGGCGCGCCGTGGATGCCAGAGGCTGTAATGCAAAATGGGCTGTTCGGTCTTGCCTGGCTGCGTCCTCATGCTCTGTTCGGGATCGAAGGGATCGACCCGATGGTCCACACCGTGATGTGGTCTCTGTCCCTCAATACCATTGCATTTTGCGTGGCGTCCCTGCTGAGCTTTCCAAGCCCTCTGGAGCGTTTGCAGGGCGCGCAGTTCGTCAACGTTTTCGATCATTCGGTTTCACCGGGCGGCTGGTCCGGTTCGGTGGCGCAAAGCGAAGACCTGATGATAATGACTCAGCGTATTCTGGGCACCGCCCCGGCGCAGGAGTTCTTCCAGGCTGAGGCTGAAAAACAGGGTGGCCGGTCGCACATGCCGGAACCAACCCCGGGTTTCCTCAACCGTCTAGAGCGAGAGTTGAGCGGGTCGGTCGGAACCGCCACGGCACATGCGATGATCGCTCAGATCGTGGGCGGGTCTTCGGTTTCGGTTGAAGACCTGCTTGCGGTGGCGGATGAATCGGCGCAGCTTCTGGAGTACTCAGGGAAGTTGGAAGAGAAGTCGTCCGAATTGTCCCGCACGGCGCGCCAGCTGCGTGAAGCAAACACCAAGCTCACTCAGATTTCCGAGCAAAAAGACAGCTTCCTGAGTCAGGTCAGTCACGAATTACGTACGCCGATGACCTCGATCCGAGCTTTTTCCGAGATCATGCGGGATACAGAGGGCCTGAGCCGAGAGGAACAGACCCGCTATGCCGCAATCATTCACGATGAGGCCTTGCGCCTGACCCGGCTTCTCGACGATCTGCTGGATTTGAGCGTGCTCGAAAACGGGCAGGTCAATCTGAACCTCAGCGATGACAGTTTGCGTTCGGTTCTGGACCGCGCAGTGTCCAGTGCGCTGGCTGGAGCGGAAAGGAAAATCACGGTCCGGCGGACTCTTACGGCAGAGCGAATGTCCCTTCATACGGATCTGGACCGGTTGGGGCAGGTGTTCATCAATCTGATCTCGAACGCGCAGAAATACTGTGACGCGGAAGAACCGGTATTAGTCATATCAGCTCACGACGTCGGCGGGAGGGTTATCATCGATTTCATCGATAACGGCAGCGGCATTCCACCCGGGGCGCGGTCGATGGTGTTCGAGAAATTTGCCCGAGTCGGGGTCGACAAGGCAGGGGGTGCAGGTTTGGGGTTGGCGATTTGCCGAGAGATCATGCAGCGGTTGGGCGGCGAGATCACGTATCTGCCCGGACAGGGCGGCGCGGCATTCCGGGTAAGCATGCCGTTGGCGTTCCAGCAGGCTGCGCAATGA
- a CDS encoding DUF6691 family protein, translating into MRLIIALLAGSLFGAGLLISGMTDTTKVQGWLDVFGNWDPTLAFVMGGAILPMLVAWRLTIGRKALTGDDFPPPARPEVDQRLIVGSVLFGMGWGLAGLCPGPAMASLTYGGLGGLVFLIAMVAGMFMAPALGAQLDRAANAA; encoded by the coding sequence ATGCGCCTTATCATTGCATTACTTGCCGGATCCCTGTTCGGTGCCGGATTGTTGATTTCAGGTATGACGGACACGACCAAAGTTCAGGGCTGGCTGGATGTATTCGGAAACTGGGACCCGACCCTTGCCTTTGTGATGGGTGGCGCCATCCTGCCGATGCTTGTGGCGTGGAGGCTGACAATCGGTCGCAAAGCCCTGACCGGGGACGATTTTCCGCCTCCTGCAAGGCCCGAGGTTGATCAAAGGCTTATCGTTGGTTCGGTCCTTTTCGGGATGGGCTGGGGCTTGGCCGGGCTTTGCCCCGGACCAGCTATGGCCTCGTTGACTTATGGTGGGTTGGGTGGCCTGGTCTTTCTGATTGCGATGGTCGCCGGCATGTTCATGGCGCCTGCGCTTGGCGCTCAACTGGACAGAGCCGCAAACGCGGCCTAA
- a CDS encoding LuxR C-terminal-related transcriptional regulator produces MSDPAFEYAPIGLVELENRIIKRCNLQFARTFGGEETDYRSMPLLHLYPSVADWERIGERSLQVMRDTGYYTDERVMRRRNGDLFWCRARGRSLTPDDPFLHGIWSFSDISEERPLVELTVREREVAILSCRGLSAKEIGVELGLSYRTIEAYRARLLEKFGARKLPELVAKLSGMPL; encoded by the coding sequence ATGAGTGACCCCGCCTTTGAATATGCCCCGATCGGGTTGGTTGAGCTGGAAAACCGGATCATCAAACGCTGCAATCTGCAGTTCGCCCGCACTTTTGGTGGTGAAGAAACCGATTACCGCAGCATGCCGTTGCTGCATCTTTACCCGTCGGTTGCTGATTGGGAGAGGATCGGAGAACGCAGCCTTCAAGTGATGCGTGACACCGGGTACTACACGGATGAGCGCGTCATGCGCCGACGCAATGGCGATCTGTTCTGGTGCCGCGCCCGTGGCCGTTCCTTGACACCGGATGACCCATTCCTGCATGGAATCTGGAGCTTTTCCGACATCTCGGAAGAACGTCCCCTTGTCGAATTGACCGTCCGAGAACGCGAAGTGGCGATCCTGTCCTGCCGCGGCCTGTCCGCCAAGGAAATCGGCGTGGAATTGGGGCTGAGCTACCGCACAATCGAAGCCTATCGCGCCCGCCTGCTTGAGAAATTCGGGGCCCGCAAATTACCTGAGCTGGTCGCCAAATTGTCAGGGATGCCTCTGTAA